From one Solanum stenotomum isolate F172 chromosome 12, ASM1918654v1, whole genome shotgun sequence genomic stretch:
- the LOC125847671 gene encoding BURP domain protein RD22-like isoform X2 — protein sequence MELKFLHILTYLSLALVASHAALPVTYWTTKLPNTPMPKAIKESLQPSGLTEDKSTSVNVGKGGVNVGVNKGHPSGGTNVNVGGHKGGVNVDTPGGTHVGVGKGGVGVTTPGHHGKPPVSVGVHPGPSPFIYNYAAKDDQLNDNPNVALFFLEKDLHQGSNMNLQFVKNANGASFLPREEADSIPFSSEKMPEILNQFSVDPDSEEGQIMKQTVQECEEPGIKGEEKYCATSLESMVDFTTSKLGKKVQPLSTETQNENTQMQKYTILGAKKMGNNNDKSVVCHKQNYAYAVFYCHKTETTESYMVSLVGADGTKVKAVAVCHKDTSQWNPKHLAFKVLKVTPGSVPVCHFLPQDHIVWVPKN from the exons atggagttgaagtttcttCACATCCTTACATATCTTTCA ttgGCACTAGTGGCAAGTCATGCAGCTCTTCCTGTTACATATTGGACTACTAAGCTGCCTAATACTCCCATGCCAAAGGCAATCAAAGAATCTCTCCAGCCTTCTG GATTAACAGAAGACAAAAGCACTTCAGTAAATGTAGGCAAAGGTGGAGTAAACGTCGGAGTCAACAAGGGTCACCCTTCCGGCGGAACAAACGTTAACGTTGGAGGCCATAAAGGCGGCGTTAACGTAGACACTCCAGGTGGGACCCACGTAGGCGTTGGTAAAGGAGGAGTTGGCGTCACAACCCCCGGCCACCACGGAAAACCACCAGTCTCCGTGGGTGTCCACCCTGGACCGTCACCGTTTATTTACAATTACGCGGCGAAAGACGATCAACTTAACGATAACCCTAACGTGGCATTATTTTTCCTGGAAAAAGATTTGCATCAAGGAAGTAACATGAACTTGCAGTTTGTGAAAAATGCTAATGGAGCTTCTTTTTTGCCTCGTGAAGAGGCGGATTCGATTCCGTTTAGCTCAGAGAAGATGCCGGAAATTCTTAATCAGTTTTCAGTTGATCCGGATAGTGAAGAGGGTCAGATTATGAAGCAGACTGTACAAGAATGTGAAGAGCCAG gtattaaaggagaagagaagtatTGTGCAACTTCATTAGAATCCATGGTTGATTTCACCACATCAAAGTTAGGAAAGAAAGTGCAACCATTATCAACAGAGACACAAAATGAAAACACACAAATGCAAAAATACACAATCCTAGGAGCCAAGAAAATGGGAAACAATAATGACAAATCAGTAGTTTGTCACAAACAAAACTATGCCTATGCAGTATTCTATTGTCACAAAACAGAAACAACAGAGTCTTACATGGTATCATTAGTTGGTGCTGATGGAACAAAAGTTAAGGCTGTAGCTGTTTGTCACAAAGACACATCACAATGGAACCCAAAACATTTGGCTTTCAAAGTTCTTAAGGTTACACCTGGATCTGTCCCTGTTTGTCATTTCCTTCCACAAGATCACATTGTTTGGGTCCCTAAGAACTAG